CTCGACTCCGAGCGGAGAAATTCTCTCACGCTGAATTCCTGCAGTAAAGTGATCGGCGCGTTGGACGTTATCAAGAATCGAGGAAAGCTGACAACCCCGACGCCGTTGGAGAGCAGCAGGATATTCGATATAGAGAAGGTGTCGAAGGACCTGCAGCAGCAGGTCTAACAATATATTACTTCTATTTATAACTTCttgctttatttgttattcatcaTTATCTTTTGCTCTCATCATTCTATATGCGATATATTGTACTATTTTCCCTTCACGTATGTCATTTCTTTTACAGCAGCGAGATGAGACGATGAGCTGCGTGACATCGATCCACGACTATGAGAACGTGTGTCCGCTGGGCGTCGCTCGGCCGCCTTGGTGCATCCGCAGCTGGAAGGGCTACATGGACATCGAGACGTACATCCATGACGACAGCGTAGTGCGCGATCGGCGGCGAGACACCCTGACGAGCACGACCGGCACGACGTACAGCTCTGAATATTCTGATGGCATGATCTCACGAGGGATATTGAAGCAAGATGATTACGCGGACGCTCTGACTTACGATCTGATAGAATCTAAGGGTAACAAGTCGTCTTACAGCGACAGCACATTCTCCACATCCACTGTGGATGATCAGAACACAAGTCTGTATGTAGCCAAGCCAGTAGTGTTCGACGATCGGGGCGGCATGCTCGCGTTGGATACGATACTGGAGGAGCGCGACGATTCGTCGTCATCAGACGAAAAATTTCAGCACGGAACGGAACCGTCGCGTGACTCCGCAAGTACCTTGGTGAGCACGATAGACCAGATCAGACGGTACACAGCGGAGAACTCGCCGCGACATATTTATCACACCACTGGGACTCAGTGGGAAGATCTGAATCCCAAGAATTTGATGGCACGGGCGCACTTTGCCAAAGTGTTGTTCGATAATGATCTCAGGAACGCCTCGGCGACGACCGGTTCAATCAATCTAACCGCGCGGGACATCGAAAAGCGCGAGATAGATGCGATCAGGGAGTTCGTCCGGTGTTGCGAGTCTATCAAGAAAACGCCTCTGATAGATGCGATTCTGTCAGACTCGCCGATTCTGGGCAGCAGGGCGAGCAAGCTCGTACGGCAAGTCACGTTCGCGGATTGCAAGAACGATTTTGACGCGAACGAAAGCGACCTGTACGTCGAAATGAGTCCCTTGGTGTCCGTCGAGAACGGCGAGAACTCGTGTCAGGCTAGGTCCGCCGACGCGAAGATTGCCGAGGCGGAGAGCGTCGTCAAGGAGAACGAGCTTCCCACGATATCAAAGAAAACGTCAGACAAAGAAAATTTATCACCGATCTTATCAAACAATAACAGGCAGATTAATAATATGTACGATAATGATAGGTACGATAATGATAGGGACAATAATGATAGGTACGCTTGGACCATAGAAAGGGACGAGAAAAATGATAAGTCACTGTGCAACATGCGTTTCAATCTGAAGGAGAAGAGACACTTATTTCTGGAGCAAGTTCTCTCGCCGGTTCCTAAACTCTGGAACAAACGCATTTCCTTTCATCCGAGCaccaaaaatttatagtaaatcaACTACTTGTGTTTCATAgctgaaaatcaaaatttgaaactCCTTTATCGAATTACATATTTACAAGGAATTGGATTCGTTTTAACGTGAAACAGCTCATTTTCATCGAACCAAAAATTTATAGCGGACtccatttgttttttaatactcGACAATATTATCTTTCATAGGTGAAATTAAATGGCAGCTCAGTTCTATCTTGTTCAagtatttttcatttatgttttatttaggAACTCTTTAGAAGTTTTAGGAATTTTCTCGTATAGGAGATccaatgcaataaaaaattaatcttaatctATCAAAAAATTGGATACTCTTTATCTTACATTTTTGCTGTACGTATTCAGTTACAAATATAAATCAGGAGAGTAATTTATACGATGGAAAGggttaactatttttttaattacatatttgatGTCATTAAGACAATGCAACGCTTTGTAAATTAGGAAAAACTTTGACATACAGAACATTTTCGCTTCCAAGCTGAACACGAGTGATCCTGTAAGCATGCGATAAAAAACACGTTGGTACCTTCTCAACATATCAAATTCTGTATTATAGATGTTAATTAATTGCAATTCGCATAGCTTATCACAAATatcattgtataatttatttttggaatCTTTATCCTCTTCAAAATTCATAATTGTTATAGGAGTGATTCAATTAATATACTAGTGGTTTGAATCACTTGCTGTCCTCTGTTCATAGCTTTCTCattgttttgatttttattgtttacgcAAAACGTCGAATCCGTCCTGTTATCCGTTTCTTATCGAATATGATTATAGTTTAGAGGATAGGCCAAGGATGGTTTGACTTTTCCGTACCTTCTGCCGTTTCGCGACTGGCATATTCCGA
This genomic window from Solenopsis invicta isolate M01_SB chromosome 13, UNIL_Sinv_3.0, whole genome shotgun sequence contains:
- the LOC105202265 gene encoding uncharacterized protein LOC105202265 isoform X6; protein product: MAATTAAAVAVEESCEVKRADVPRDVENATANGTGEPRAATPRRQPELYRFRATDLLYYASSASLFLADVATGASVITSFCSLIWAVSTYVRAMHNINRERSNATWVALALQALWRGGMLLSRIGVLVLAAVFLKAWFFLFLGLHWLFMTIWVILQKTEFCPTVWEERIYNCIIGLIYCFDFFNLRDGRSRYRVLVFYSVIAAQNLIFLIMYTLRFKDTVANDVMIAIATVIVGCMLVGLVSMSLYYGKFHPSRTTTNISRNISEHSTVMKADTPRSFKLFHRGSLVSLHHSIDISPRTEEMPTDKQSLLTNIAQISDCAEEGIVNRNYSSEKESNASAVRVSAECERPHSCVGSKHKEEVALSNDNLDNALTSGAPLSSLYPGLPDIDSSRKRRGIYEHDITPQLDWHAPDILNIDLDQLGNLDSERRNSLTLNSCSKVIGALDVIKNRGKLTTPTPLESSRIFDIEKVSKDLQQQQRDETMSCVTSIHDYENVCPLGVARPPWCIRSWKGYMDIETYIHDDSVVRDRRRDTLTSTTGTTYSSEYSDGMISRGILKQDDYADALTYDLIESKGNKSSYSDSTFSTSTVDDQNTSLYVAKPVVFDDRGGMLALDTILEERDDSSSSDEKFQHGTEPSRDSASTLVSTIDQIRRYTAENSPRHIYHTTGTQWEDLNPKNLMARAHFAKVLFDNDLRNASATTGSINLTARDIEKREIDAIREFVRCCESIKKTPLIDAILSDSPILGSRASKLVRQVTFADCKNDFDANESDLYVEMSPLVSVENGENSCQARSADAKIAEAESVVKENELPTISKKTSDKENLSPILSNNNRQINNMYDNDRYDNDRDNNDRYAWTIERDEKNDKSLCNMRFNLKEKRHLFLEQVLSPVPKLWNKRISFHPSTKNL
- the LOC105202265 gene encoding uncharacterized protein LOC105202265 isoform X8, producing the protein MLHLFESFMGAAPQLILQLYIITILNHAPLWTSASVITSFCSLIWAVSTYVRAMHNINRERSNATWVALALQALWRGGMLLSRIGVLVLAAVFLKAWFFLFLGLHWLFMTIWVILQKTEFCPTVWEERIYNCIIGLIYCFDFFNLRDGRSRYRVLVFYSVIAAQNLIFLIMYTLRFKDTVANDVMIAIATVIVGCMLVGLVSMSLYYGKFHPSRTTTNISRNISEHSTVMKADTPRSFKLFHRGSLVSLHHSIDISPRTEEMPTDKQSLLTNIAQISDCAEEGIVNRNYSSEKESNASAVRVSAECERPHSCVGSKHKEEVALSNDNLDNALTSGAPLSSLYPGLPDIDSSRKRRGIYEHDITPQLDWHAPDILNIDLDQLGNLDSERRNSLTLNSCSKVIGALDVIKNRGKLTTPTPLESSRIFDIEKVSKDLQQQQRDETMSCVTSIHDYENVCPLGVARPPWCIRSWKGYMDIETYIHDDSVVRDRRRDTLTSTTGTTYSSEYSDGMISRGILKQDDYADALTYDLIESKGNKSSYSDSTFSTSTVDDQNTSLYVAKPVVFDDRGGMLALDTILEERDDSSSSDEKFQHGTEPSRDSASTLVSTIDQIRRYTAENSPRHIYHTTGTQWEDLNPKNLMARAHFAKVLFDNDLRNASATTGSINLTARDIEKREIDAIREFVRCCESIKKTPLIDAILSDSPILGSRASKLVRQVTFADCKNDFDANESDLYVEMSPLVSVENGENSCQARSADAKIAEAESVVKENELPTISKKTSDKENLSPILSNNNRQINNMYDNDRYDNDRDNNDRYAWTIERDEKNDKSLCNMRFNLKEKRHLFLEQVLSPVPKLWNKRISFHPSTKNL
- the LOC105202265 gene encoding uncharacterized protein LOC105202265 isoform X7, which produces MAATTAAAVAVEESCEVKRADVPRDVENATANGTGEPRAATPRRQPELYRFRATDLLYYASSASLFLADVATGASVITSFCSLIWAALWRGGMLLSRIGVLVLAAVFLKAWFFLFLGLHWLFMTIWVILQKTEFCPTVWEERIYNCIIGLIYCFDFFNLRDGRSRYRVLVFYSVIAAQNLIFLIMYTLRFKDTVANDVMIAIATVIVGCMLVGLVSMSLYYGKFHPSRTTTNISRNISEHSTVMKADTPRSFKLFHRGSLVSLHHSIDISPRTEEMPTDKQSLLTNIAQISDCAEEGIVNRNYSSEKESNASAVRVSAECERPHSCVGSKHKEEVALSNDNLDNALTSGAPLSSLYPGLPDIDSSRKRRGIYEHDITPQLDWHAPDILNIDLDQLGNLDSERRNSLTLNSCSKVIGALDVIKNRGKLTTPTPLESSRIFDIEKVSKDLQQQQRDETMSCVTSIHDYENVCPLGVARPPWCIRSWKGYMDIETYIHDDSVVRDRRRDTLTSTTGTTYSSEYSDGMISRGILKQDDYADALTYDLIESKGNKSSYSDSTFSTSTVDDQNTSLYVAKPVVFDDRGGMLALDTILEERDDSSSSDEKFQHGTEPSRDSASTLVSTIDQIRRYTAENSPRHIYHTTGTQWEDLNPKNLMARAHFAKVLFDNDLRNASATTGSINLTARDIEKREIDAIREFVRCCESIKKTPLIDAILSDSPILGSRASKLVRQVTFADCKNDFDANESDLYVEMSPLVSVENGENSCQARSADAKIAEAESVVKENELPTISKKTSDKENLSPILSNNNRQINNMYDNDRYDNDRDNNDRYAWTIERDEKNDKSLCNMRFNLKEKRHLFLEQVLSPVPKLWNKRISFHPSTKNL